AGGTAGACTTTCCAGAACCAGTCGATCCTACTAGACCGACCACGCTATTAGCAGGAATAGTCATAGTGACCCCATTGACAGCAGGTTTTGATTTGCCAGGATAACTAAACTGAATATCGTTTAGGGTAATTTTTTGCTTTAAGTCTTTACGTATAGTTATGGTCTCTTCAGGAATAGAACCTTTATGATCAAGAGACTGCTCTAGGTCTTCTTTGACCGCTTCAAACGCCGCTATATTGCCTTTAATCTGAGCGACGCTAGAATATATTTGCTGTAAGGCAGGCAGTAACTTAAACGCCGCTAGAGCGTAAACAGCTAAAATTGGCAGTACCGCCCCTAGATTACCGTCGTGTAACTTAATCAGTAGCAACACTAATCCAATCATGGTGCCAAAAGCTATTAGCTCCATAAAATAGCGTGGCACTTGGCTAATACCAGAATTTAATCCTAGAGCGCGAGCGTAAATCGTGCCACTTTCTTCAAAACGCTTGACAAAATCATGACTACGATTCAGCAGCAAGACATCTTTAATGCCACCAAAGCCTTCATTCATTAACCTAAAGCGAGCAGTAGAGACTTGAGATATCTTTTGACCATTAGAGACTAGCTTGTTACGGACCAACTTATAAAGTAAGAAATAGGCGAGAGCAAATATGAGTAAACCGACTATCGCGACGACCGGGTTATAAATTAAGATACTGACCGATATGAGGACCGCTAAAACTACTTTGGCATTCATTTGCATCAGTGGCTGAACTATGCCGTTTGTTATGCGCATGGCTTCTGTAGATACTTGCTTGGTCAACTGGGCACTGCTACCACTGGCATGAAATTGCCAGTCCTCTTGCATATAATAAGCATAGAGACGATCCGCAATTTCAATACCGACGCTCGCCCCATAAAGAGACAGTTTCCAAATGGTAAACATAGACACTAGGGTAGAAACCGTTAAGGCAACAAGCACCAGTAGACCAGTATAAAACACAAAATCCATAGGATCTGTTAGGCCAGACATCTGGTACAGTTCTGCAAAGACATTACTTTTTTCTAATATGCTAATATCACCGACTAGAGCCATAAAGGGCGCTATAGAAGCAATACCTAACAACTCAGTAAAAGCCATGACCACTACCAGCACTTGCAAGATATAAAACTGCTTTACTTGCTGAGGGGATAGCAATGAGAAAAGCTGCCTAATCATCTTAAACATATAAATTCCACTATCAAAATTAAGCTAAAAACTGTACATACCAAGGCATGGCTTTCTGAATTCCTTGGATAATATCAAACTGCGGAGCATAACCCAGTCGGGTTTGAATCTTGCTAATATATACCTACTAGACCAATCACAGCTATCTTAATATTATTGATATTTATCATAATGTCCTGTTAACCAACCTTTTTGATTGCTGTGATGCTATGTTGTTTGGATTTCTCAGACACTGTAATCGGTGTCCCTTCCTGATAACCGGCTACGAAATGCTTAAACCTTTGTTTTAGCCAATCTACATCATGCTGTTGTGCTTTATTAGTGAGCTCAGACAAGGTCTGTTCAATATCAGTTAACGGAAAGCTATGCTCCATCGCCTGCATGATCAAGGGATGCGAGGTATCCTCAACGTTGTCTTCACCAATGATCAGCTCCTCATAGAGCTTTTCACCTGGCCGTAGTCCGGTAAAGACAATCTCAATATCGCCATCTGGGTAGTTTTCGTCTTTGAGCTCATTGCCACTCAAATGAATCATACGCCGAGCCAGATCAACGATTTTGACCGGCGCGCCCATATTCAGCACAAACACTTCACCACCCGCTGCCATCGCACCCGCCTGAATGACTAGGTTAGCGGCTTCTGGAATAGTCATAAAGTAACGCGTGACATCAGGATGAGTAACGGTGATTGCTTGTCCTTTTTTGATTTGCTTGGTGAATAGCGGTACGACTGAGCCGGACGAGCCCAGTACATTACCAAAGCGCACCATGCTGATCCGAGTTTGGCTGGCTAATGAGCTTACCTGGTTATTTTTATCCTGACTATTTTTATATTGGCATTCTTGGCTGAGCCCCTGACAGACCAGCTCTGCTAAGCGCTTGGACGCGCCCATCACATTGGTTGGCCGCACGGCCTTGTCAGTCGAAATCAGTACAAAGGTCTCAACCTGGGCCTGAATGGCCGCACGCGCGCAATGGTACGTGCCCTTACTATTATTAATGACCCCTTCAAAGGGATTGTGTTCAACGATAGGCACATGCTTATAGGCAGCTGCGTGATAGACGGTCTGTATCTGATGCAGGTTAAATAGTCTCATCAGATTGGCTTCGTTAGTCACATTACCAATGACTGCGACGATCTCGATATGCTGATAAATAGGATTATTAGCCTGCTTCGCGAGCAGCTCTTGATGGATACTATACAGGGCAAATTCAGACAGCTCATACAGTACCAAGCACTTGGGCTTATTTTTTATAATCTGCCGGCACAGCTCGCTACCGATAGAGCCCCCTGCGCCCGTGACCAGCACACATTTATTGGTGATGTTTTTTTGTAGTAGCCGCTCATCTGGCTCGACCGTCTGCCGATCTAACACATCCAATATGTCTATCTTACGCATGTGACTGACCGTGACCTTGTCATCCGCAAGCTCGTGCAAACTGGGCAACTCTTTAATCTTGATAGAAATGTCTGCCAGCTTATCTATAATCTGTCTTTTGTGCGCGCGGCTGATAGACGGCATGGCTAAAAATATTTGGGCGATATCTAGCTTATCAACGATATTAATCAGTTCATGCGCGGCATAGACCCTTTTGCCCAAGATATAACCGCCGGTCAAGTGCGGATTGTCATCGATAAAAGCCACCACATTATACTTATGCGAGTCTCCTAAGCCTTCGAACAACTCTCTACCAGCACTGCCCGCGCCATAGATCACCACATTGTCATAGTCAGTATGGTCGAGACGGCGATGGGGACGATTGCCCTGGCAGCGGGTTAATAGCTCTCTAATGGTCAGACGACTGTTCCAAAGCCACATAAAGAATAAGAACAGATAAAAAATAGGCACTGAACGCGGTATGCGAGGCATCCACTCAAAATAAAGAATGCCCTCATAGATAATGATCAGCACCACTAACATCTGTAAGACACTACGCATCACGGTATCAAAGAATACCCTGGCCACACCCTTGTAAAAGCCGATAGCATACAGGCCAATAATAGGCATCAAGGCATAAAGTGCTAAGGCTATTGGGCTAATATGGTTGTCCATGTAACCAAATCTTAAGGCCAGCGCACAATAAAGACACACCCCTGCCATGACAAAATCAGCACTGATCAAAATGCCTTTTTTAACCGGCCGTGGCAGCGCTAATAAGCGCTCAGCAAAGCGCTGCAGCCGACTGGTCGACTTGCTAGCATTATTGGCATTGCCCACGCTATCGCTACCATCAATGCTATCAACACTGTTGTTAACACTGGTGGCAGAGCTATGATAAGTAGGATTAAGATCTGAACTCATAGATATAACGCTCAATTGATTGACGACTGGCTATTTATTCTTGCCGTAGGCATAGCTGTAATGATAGCTATATTTACTGGTCAGACCCTGTTGTACATCATTAAGGATAATACCGTCGACTTGCACCTGTGCTTTGGCCAGCTGGTTAATAGCATAAACCAACTGGCCTTCTATCGATTTATCATAGCGCGTGACCATCAGTACTTTATCCGCATATTGTGACAATATCACGGCATCTGACGCGGCTAATATCGGTGGGGAGTCAATGATAATATAATCGTAATGCGCATTCAGCTTCGCCATCAAGCCACCAAACTTATCACCCGCTAGCAGTGAGGTTGGATTATGTGGCTGCTGACCTCTGGGCATAAAGTCAATATTATCCATGGTAGTCGGATGAATAAGGTTATCTATCCTGTTATCTACTTGCTCGCTACTATCATGCTGTGATAAGTAATCTGCTAGCCCATTATTTTGCTCCGTATGAAACATCTTATGCAACTCGCCTAAGCGCATGTCTGCATCTATGATTAACACTTTGTTATCGAGTTGGGCGAATACCTCTGTTAGGTTGGCAGAGATAAATGACTTGCCGACCCCTGGGCTTTCACCTGAAATAAGGATCACTTTGGCGCGCCGGCCAGCCTTGCCTGCGGTGGGCATACCGAACATCAAGTGCGTTCTGAGACTTTTTATCGCTTCGTAGCTTAAGCTATTATGGTCAGCATAAGCCAACAGGCGATTTGGCGCTTTTTTATTCTTTGATAGCCGGGATAATGAGGGTGAGCGCGGAATCGTGGCAATCACCGGAATCCCTGTTTTTGCTTCTACACGATCAGGGTCTTTGACTACATTTTTAAGCAAGCTGCTAATCAATACCAGTACGGCTCCTAACATTGCGCCTAGAATCGTTGCCAGCATTATTATCAGTGGCTTTTTAGGTGCGATAGTCCGATAGGTACTGATAGGCAGGTCAATAATACGGGCGTAACCAATTTGACCAGCTTTAACAATGTTGAGTTGTTGATAGTTTTTGAGCATGGTGAGATAAATTTCTCTATTGATGCTGGTATCTTCTGATAATCTTAGAAACTCTCTTTGTATCTCAGGCAAACCTGCCACTCTATCTTCTATTTCTCGTTGTCTATCGTTTAAGACTTCGATTTGATCATTTATTTGAATGACCAGCGGATGCTCTTCGGTATAGTAGGTAGTCAAATCTGCTTTTTTGAGTTTGAGCTCATTCAGTTGCGCGTCAATTTCAGCATTTTGTCCGACTAGAATGCCCGCTTCTTGACCAATATCGATAGTGCCAGACTCTGCACGGAACTTATTAAAGACGGCTTCAGAAGCTTCCAGCTTTTGCTTTAATAACGGTATTTGGCTTTCCATAAATTTAATGGTTTTGGTGGTTTCCTCAGAGCCGCGAGATTGGTTTTGATCAATATAAGACACAATAATCTGCTTTAGTATCAAACTTATTTGTTGCTGATTCGAGCCAATCAGTGACAGCTGAATAATACCCGTCTTACCACCGATTTCCGCTACGGTCAAAGCGCCATTTATGGCATCCGTAGTATTCTGTAATGACTGTTTGGCAATATTGATAGAGTGGTTACTAGCGGGTAGGTCATTCACTGTGATTTGAATGATACCGTTTGAACCTCTAAAGCGCTGTGGCTGGTTCAGTTGTCCCTTAAAATCATCAAGGCCATTGCTAAGTGTGAAACTACCATCAGCATCAGAGCCGGATCTCACTAGGGTAAAAGTCTGATTTAAATAGTCTTGTGAGACCTCAAATTGACTGACTTGCACTTGACCGTCTTCAGTCTCTAACGTTACTCCTTTAGGGGTACTTAATTGAGTACTGGTACGGTTGCTTTTTATTCTATCTAGGTTATTGATAGTAGGGTCACTTAAGCGAATATCTAAGTGCAACAGGTCAACCACTGGCTCTAATACCATGCGTGATTTTATTAACTGTGCTTCTGTCTGAGCCGGACTGGCATTTGACGATACCAGATCACTTGAATCCAGTGCTGATGAGACGCCTTGTGACTGCTCCTCAATCTGGATCAGCGCATCTGACTTAAAAACAGGATTCAAATAGCGGCTATATAGCACCCCGATAGCCAAACCCAATAGCGCTAGAAAAACCACCACTTTCCAGCCGCGTAATAATACTAACAATAAAGCCAATAAGTCGATATCATCGTCGTCTTTTTCTGCCGCAGGCTTCGATAGGTTATTCGCATCTGTATTCATAACTATATCTTCATCACTTAATGGTAGTCGTTTAGCTGATTTTATCCGTCCACCGCTCAAGACTATCAACGATGTCTTTTTCGGCAGTCTCAAACGCTGATTTATCATGCTGATAAGGATCAGCAATATCTTTGTCGATCCAATGACCAATCCTAAAAGTTTTACCGCGGCAATGCGGCCAGCGATCTTCGATCCATTTGGTTTGGCTCTCTGACATCGTAAATATTAGGTCGGCTGTCATGACCAACTCTTCGCTTATTTGTTTAGCGATATGGTCAGACATATCTATATTGCGGGCTATCATCACCTCTTGCGCGTTTGAATCAGCAGCATGGCCGACGACGGCCGATAAACCAGCAGAATCAATATGCTTTTGTGGATAATGGTCGATCAAGAGTGCAGCCGCTATTGGACTGCGACAAATATTGCCCACACAGATCACTAAGATATTATTAAAACTCATAACATATAACTCATAATACATAAGTCTATTTATAGATCAGAAAAAGATCTAATTGCCGACGAAGAGGGTAATAACGCACTGAGAACACGGTTCCAGCGGGTTAAGCCAGTCGGATCAACATACACAATGTCGTTAGGGCGCATCTCAAAACGACTGGCCAAGGGAAAGCTGGTAATGGTTTGCATATCGATATAATAGATATTGGTACGCGGGTAACCGGGGTTATCACGAACGATGTATACTTTGGCGGCGTTGGCAGTATTGGCGTTAAGACCAGCAGACTCCCCCAATACTTGCGCCAAATTCAATCCTTGTTCAAGAATAGGCACCGGCGCCACTCGTCCAAACTCGCCTAAGACATATACTTTATTGATGTCTAGGGTATTGACGTGGATTGAGTCGCCATCTTGTACATAAATTTGATTGGCCGATGAGCCTATTTTCCGCAGTGAGGATAGGTTTATGTTGTAGCTTGTGCCTTTACGATTCAATACCATGTTGTCTGAATCACCAGTAACGGTTACCCCGCCTGCCATAGAAATAGCGCTATAGAGAGACACAGGGGTGTCGGTAATATTAAACTCGCCCGCTTTACTGACTTCACCATCAATAATGAATTTATTGCCGCGATACTCGATGACTTTTACTTGTGGATCTGAATATTTCAGATAACGTTGCAACTGTCCGCGTAGGTTTGTAGTAAATTTCGGGACACTTAGACCGCTGGCTTTAATACGACCTATTAGAGGAATCTGAACGAAGCCTTGCTGATCGACGGTTAGACTCGAGGTCGAGGTATTAATATTTGGATAGTCCACCAGGACAACATTGAGAATATCGCCTGGCGCAATGCGGTAATCTACTCGGGTAGAGGTTCTTACTAGACGTGCTAAGTCACTACTGGGTCGAACCACTTGCTTAGGCGGTAGCGTGGCCAAACTTAACGGCTGTACGTCAAACTGTATGCCATTGTCTGCAACAAACGAACCACTGGGAGGCAAGTCGCCAGATTGGAAGCCAGAGTTAATAGTAGTGGTGGCACAACCAGAGAGCAGGGTCGCTAGTAATACAAATATCGATAAAAAAGCCTTGGAAGACCTATACATAGCGTTGACCTTATCAATCCTAGCAAGCACGACTGAAAATTATATTCAGTAAAGAAAATAATAATATTCACCATAATGAATCCATATATTTGTCATAGTAAATACATGAATCTTTATTCTTATTTTTCAATGGCTACAAAATAACTGCATATTAGCATAAAGGTTTAATAAATAATCCATTTTTTACCTTTTATCGGTATCCAGTAGTGTTTTATCGGCCAATGATTAAAATTTTAGAGTTACTGTAAAGGTGGCTTAATTAATAGAGATTGCTGTCAAAATTATTTACCAAATAGTTATTGCTTATAAAAAACTCGTCGGTATTCTGTAAGAAAATATATATATTATTATAAAATACAACATCACACTAACGAAAAACTTAACAATAGAAAACAAAAGTTCCTAAGAAACAATGGATGTTGATGTAAAACGTAGTACCCCATTTGAGTACAGCACTATTAATAAAGGAGAAAGAAGATGAGTGACGATAGGGAATTGTCAGTTTATGAGCTTGGCATAATTAAAAATTCTCTACGAGAACGAATGATTACCATAGAAGCGTTTAGAACGGATCTAGTCACTGACGATGAAGAACAAGAGATGAATGAGCGGATAGACGCTTTTAGGTTAGAATTAATCGTCATTAAGAACAAGATAAGAATGATGATTTCGAATAGAGCGGATGAAAATAGCTCACAATAATGTACAGATTTACTGATAGGCCCTCATAAATAGCGTAGAATAGCGGCTGTAAATTATCTTACCAAAATTCCTACATTGAGAAATGTAGCCCTAACCGACTCCAGGATATGATTATGAAAGATGAAAAATTACAAAAAGCCCTCGCCCGTATGGGTCTTGGCTCACGCCGTCAGATGGAAGAAGTCATTAAATCGGGCCGTGTAACGGTCAATAATGCGCCTGCCACCATCGGCGATCGGGTCGAGCAAGGCGACGAGATTCGCGTCGATGGCCGTCAGATTAAATATACCTCTGAACATGAAAAGCGCCGCCGGGTCTTGGCTTATTATAAGCCCGAGGGCGAAGTCTGCTCTGCTAATGACCCAGAAGGTCGTCCAACTGTGTTTGAACGCTTGCCTAAACTGACTCACGATCGCTGGGTAATGGTCGGTCGCTTGGACATCAACTCTACCGGGTTATTGTTATTTACCAATGATGGTGAAATGGCCCATCGCTTGATGCATCCCTCTGGTGAAGTGACCCGTGAATACGCCGTACGCGTATTGGGTGAAGTCACACCAGATATCGCCCGTAACATGACTACTGGCGTCATGCTAGAAGATGGTATGGCCCACTTTGAAGATATCAAAGAAGGCGGCGGCGAAGGCGTTAATAAGTGGTATCACGTCAAGCTAAAAGAAGGCCGTAACCGTGAAGTACGCCGTCTATTTGAATCACAAAGCCTAAAAGTTAGCCGTCTGTTGCGCACAAGCTACGGCGGCATCGCGCTACCAAAAGAGCTGCGTACCGGTCGCTTCTTGGAATTGGATAGAAAAGACATCAATACCTTAACCGACTTGGTCAGCATGCGTCCACGTTATGGTACGGGTCTACACGGCGCCGCCAAAGACAAGCAAGAACGTATTAAGAATAAGCCCCTTAAAGCGCGCCGTAGTGACAGCGGTCACAATAAAAAGCCCAAGCCTAACGAGGGTCCAAAATCTAGCGACAGTACCAAACCAGCCAATCGTGGTACGCGTAACACCCCTGAGCGCAACAATCGCCGTTAAGATAAACCCCTGCTATAGTCAGTCGGCTTTACACTAAGTCAAAATGATTATCGTGAGGCTGGGAGAAATTTTTGTAGCCTCTGGAGTGGCATCGCCACACAGCAAGCAAGAAAAACTTATGCCAGCAGTAGGTTAGGTATCGATATTACTTTTCATTGACTATAGCTGAACAAAAACATAAAAAAGCTGCCAGCGATATGTAATCGCTGGCAGCTTTTTTTATGTTTTAACACTTTAAGTGTTGTGGCTGTCTATATATTTCTTCATTACCCGTAAGTCTTGCAAGTGCTGGCTGTCCACCTGCTCTAATAATTCATCCAAGCGGCTGTCAATATTATTCAAGGCGTCTTGTAAGAGTTGCCCGGCCTCAGTGCGTTTATGATTAGTAGCGCCTTTATCGCTAGTGGTATCAGCACTAACAGTAGCGTCAGAACCTCCATTAATCCCTGCTAAATGATAATGACTGGCTAACATCTCCGGTAGCCGTGACTGTAATAGCTTGTGCAGCACAAATTGCTGCTCAGTCAGCGCTGGCGTTCGGTGTTGTGCTTGTGAGTCTAGCTGATAACGCTGATAGGTCGCTACTTTATTATCAATGTGCTGTAACTGACGCAGTTGGTGGTCTGATAACGCACTTAGATGCTGGCTATTCAAGCTCAGCTGTTGCCAGGTCAGGTTAGGCAATGATAGAGGCGCGTTAGGGTCTTGATAAGTCAGCACCCCTGGTGTGATGCCAACTGCGCTATGTAATGCTTGCCAGCCCTTTTTACCCAAATAAAGGATAACAATCGTAGTAGCAATACCCACACCTAATAATATGCTCATGTCTGTGACATCCTGCATCTATAAGCCCATCCCAAAGTCTGTCACTATTCCGTCACTATTCCGCTACTCATCATAACTTAACGGCAGCTCACCTGGGATTGTTTCGAAGTTCACGGTTTACTTGTTCAAACGCCTATCTAATTGTCAAAAAATCGATGGCTATGGGTTAATACTTGCTATTTTTCTTCTGTATTTAGTATTTTATATCGATCACAGGCACATTGATTTCCATTGTCGCAAGATTTACCAAACCATTCTTTTGCTATCACTTTGCTTTGGCGCACACCATATCCCTCAATGTACATTATTCCCAAATTAAATTCAGCTGAATGACTTCCTTGTTCCGCTGCCTTTTGAAACAGCTCAAGTGCTTTGGTATAGTTTTGTAGAGCGCCTTGGCCACTCGAGTATATTTCTCCAAGGCTGATTCGTGCTGATAGGTGATTTTGATTGACTGCCTTTTCATACCACTGCGCTGCCGCAGAAAGATCTTGAGTGATACCGAATCCATTCTCATACATCAGCCCAAGATTGAATTGAGAGTCAGCATGGCCTTGGTTAGCTGCTTTTTGGAACCATTCCACTGCCATAAGAAAATCTTGAGACGTCCCGAATCCATTCTTATGCATCAAGCCGAGATTTAACTGAGATCTAATGTGGCCTTGATCAGCCGCCTTTTGAAACCATTCAACTGCCATAGAGTAGTCTTGTGGAACCCCAAGTCCATTCCTATACATTAACCCGAGATGGAACTTAGAGTCAGCATGACCTTGGTCAGCTGCCTTATGATACCATTTAGTTGCTATGGTAAGGTCTTGCTGGATGCCTTTGGCGTTCTCATACATGGACCCAAGCTTGAATTGAGATTTAATGTGCCCTTGGTTAGCGGCTTTCTGATACCACTTGACTACTATAGAGTAGTCTTGCTGAACACCTTTGGCATTCTCATACATTGATCCAAGACGGAACTGAGCGTCAATATGACCTTGATTAGCGGCCTTCTGATACCATTTAATTGCTATAGCAAAATTTTGGTGAACACCTTTGCTATTTTCATACATTGAACCAAGGTGGAACTGATCTGACATATCCCCATTTTCTGCTAAATTTGTAGAAACTACTAAGTTCATGGCCTTAGCTGATAGTGGGATTTTTAGAAATACACCTAAAACCACTACTCTATAAAACAACATTCGCTTTAGCGTTTGTAATGTCATTGTTTCACCCTTAGAAAATAACTGCATGAGTAATTAAACGATGGCAAAAGTATTCGTATATTAATGTTTAAATCTATCTAATATGAAATGCTTGCTATAGTTTTGTTAACGTTAAGTTACATTTTACTGTAATAACAAACAAAATGATTGTATCTTAAAATAAAAATGATTGTATCTTAAAATAAAAATAATTATATATTAAAGTTAAACTAATTATATATAAAATATAGAATATATTTATCGTCATACCAGCAGTACCCTAGCGTTTTTAAGGTATTTAGATTAACACGTGAAGTGCAATTTCAAACAGCAGGTGAAAAAGAGGCCTAGATGAGCTATACACATCTAAGCCTAGGGGAGCGATATCAGATTTATGCCCTTAAAGGGGCAAGCCACAGCATTAAATTTATAGCGGGCGAATTAAATAGAAGTTCTAGCACCATATCAAGAGAGCTTAGACGCAATGAAAGTCAGCGTGGCTACCGACCAAAGCATGCCCACACAACGTCTAAAGCGCGGCGAGCAAACAACGCCCTCACTATTGTATCAAACGTCTGGGATTGGGTCATTGCTAAGCTAAAGTTACAATGGAGCCCAGAACAAATAGCAGGCGTCCATGGCGGTATCAGCCACATGAGTATCTATCGCTACCTGTGGACAGACAAAAGACAAGGTGGTGGGTTATGGCAGTGTTTAAGACGTAAAGCCAAACCTTACCGTCAAAGGCTGACTGACGAGACTCGTGGTCGCATCAATGACAGGGTCTCTATTCATAAGCGTCCGCAAGTAGTCGAAGACCGATCCCGTATTGGCGATTGGGATTCAAAACACCGAATCAGATATTCTTTAACATCATTTAGCGTTGCACTTGGTGTGTTAATCTAGAGGTATTTTAACTATAAAGTTTTGTCGATAACCGTCTCATTGTTATTAGCAGGATCATTGGTAAGCTGTTGCAGCGGCGCATTGGATGATGGATTCTCAAAACGCTGTTGTAGATAGCGATGGGTCACCAGTAGCTTTTGCCCATCCTGATGATAAGAAGCAGTCAGCAGGTCGTCAAACTGGGTGTTAATGGTGCCCAGTACTTCTAACAGCGCCTCTTTGCCCGTGACATCGGAATGTTTTATCTTAGTAGTATCAACATGGCCACCGTCTAGGTCATGTAAGCGTCGATAATCAGCCACTGCTTGCGGGATATGAGTATCCATTAAGTTTTGAATCATGATATAGGTTTCGTTGACGGTGTCTTTGTCATCGATTTTGCCATCATTATTGGTATCGCCATAAATCACCCGTAGCTTTTCACCTTTTTGATTGATCTCAGCCAGTGAGCTTTTGACCACTTCCGGTAAGCTTTTTTCGGGGATATAACCCAGTTGCGGCATGGCCTTGTATTCCAGCATCTTGGGTGCCGTGACCTTTTTGATCCCACGATAGCCCAGATACAAGCCAGCTGCCGGTAGCACGCCGTACAATACAAACATCACTAGCATGGCGGTTATTTGGGTCATTATGGTGTCCTAATTAAAACTCGAATGAAACCAAGCTTAGCTTTTGGTGCGACTCTTAACATAACGATGGGTAGAGGCTA
The sequence above is a segment of the Psychrobacter sp. PL19 genome. Coding sequences within it:
- a CDS encoding SEL1-like repeat protein, with the translated sequence MTLQTLKRMLFYRVVVLGVFLKIPLSAKAMNLVVSTNLAENGDMSDQFHLGSMYENSKGVHQNFAIAIKWYQKAANQGHIDAQFRLGSMYENAKGVQQDYSIVVKWYQKAANQGHIKSQFKLGSMYENAKGIQQDLTIATKWYHKAADQGHADSKFHLGLMYRNGLGVPQDYSMAVEWFQKAADQGHIRSQLNLGLMHKNGFGTSQDFLMAVEWFQKAANQGHADSQFNLGLMYENGFGITQDLSAAAQWYEKAVNQNHLSARISLGEIYSSGQGALQNYTKALELFQKAAEQGSHSAEFNLGIMYIEGYGVRQSKVIAKEWFGKSCDNGNQCACDRYKILNTEEK
- a CDS encoding IS30 family transposase gives rise to the protein MSYTHLSLGERYQIYALKGASHSIKFIAGELNRSSSTISRELRRNESQRGYRPKHAHTTSKARRANNALTIVSNVWDWVIAKLKLQWSPEQIAGVHGGISHMSIYRYLWTDKRQGGGLWQCLRRKAKPYRQRLTDETRGRINDRVSIHKRPQVVEDRSRIGDWDSKHRIRYSLTSFSVALGVLI